GGCCGAGAAGACGGTGTTGGACAGCTGGCCGAGGCTGCGCACCGGGGTATAGAGCTGGGACAGGTACACCAGGAACACCAGCAACCCGCCGAGGCTGATCCGGTCGGCGGACAGCTCGAAGATGCCCACGCCGAGGATGACCATCACGCCGAACACTTCCAGCAGGTCCACGAGCGGCGAGAACAGGGCGCCGACCCGCGCGGCGGACAGCTCGGCGGCGACGTTGCCGCGGCTCTGCTTGGCGAATCGCTCGACCTCGGCGCTCTCCCGCCCGTAGGCCTGGATCAGCGGCGCGTTGCCGAGGCTTTCCTCGGCGACGGTGCTGATGGAGCCGCTGCGGCCGCGGACCTCGCGGGAGGCCAGTTTGATCCGCTGCGCGAAGAACCGGGCGATCAGCCAGAACATCGGCACCGCGACCAGGGACACCAAGGCCAGCAACCAGTCGAGGTAGAACAGCACGCCGGTGAACAGCAGGACCTTCACCAACGAGGAGAAGGTTTGGGCGACCCCGGACAGCACGAGGCTCTCGATGGCACCCACGTCCCCGGTCAGCCGGGAGAGCGTGTCGCCGATGCGCCGGCGGTCGAAGAACCCGATCGACAGGGTGTGCAGGTGGGCGAACACCTTCGTGCGCAACACGTTGAGGAAGTTCTCGCCGATCCACACCGTCAGGTACTGCCCGGAGAAATCGATTGCTCCAGAAACAAGGGTTATCGCCGCGTACGCCGCCGCCACAGCCGGGAACGCAGCGAAGTTGCGGGGCGTGAGCACATCGTCAATGAGCACCTTGAACAGCCAGATCGCGGCGGTGTCCAACATCGGCGCGATTAGCACCAGCAGCAAGCTGAGCAGCAGCCAGCCGCGGAAGGGCCGGGCATCCGGCCAGAAGCGTCGGAAAACCGCGCGCACTCGCATCGTCGGCGCATGCTCGACCAGCCCTTCGGTGTCCCCTTCGGCCGGTCGGAACAGCCAATTCACCAAGCCAGGCAAATTCTCACCCCGCAAGAAACGGGCGTAGCTCCCACTCCGCGGGAGTGGGAGCTACGCGACTAAATGGTTCGGTTGGCGTTAGGACTCACCAGCAGCCCCAACCGCCCCAACCGCCCCAGCCCCAGCCGTTGCCGCAGCCCCAGCCGCCCCAGCCCCAGCCGTTGCCCCAGCCCCAGCCCCAGCCGTTGCCCCAGCCCCAGCCGGTGCGACCGAAATTGCGGCCATTGAAGTTGAATGTGTCCTTGATCTGCATTCCCCATCACTCTTTCTGTGTCGATGCACGTCGCTTGCCGGACACCAATGTGATCCGGCTTGCGCTTGCACGCAACGCGTGGAATTTCCGGTCCCCCGCAGGTCATCTCGAGCTGATCGATCTGGGCCCTGGATCGAACGTTCGCCCGGTGGGAGCTTTGCGACATGCGGACCGGCCGGAAATCATTTCCCTCGCGCCGGGCCACTTCGCCGGTGAGTCGGTCTTCCCCAGTAACCGATGTCATTTTGGTCCTGACCTCGGCCGGCTCTTTTCCCTCGATGTGACCGGTTCCTACCCTAAGCCGTCGGCCCGGAGACGACAAGCTGACTTTCGTGTTGGTTGGACGGATTTTTTCGCTTTCGCGGAGCGCGCCAGCCGTGTCCGCGCGGCGGCCGGGTATTTGGTCACTAGTTTCTTCTTAGGCCTGTTTCTGGTGTTGGCAGAGTGGGTATTGGGCCCGATCTCTTTAGCGCACTGATTCGTTCTTCAAGTGTGGGAAAGCAATCATGGTGCGGTTTTCAGTCAACTGCGGCGAGGTCAGGTTGAAAAGTATCGTACAAGGCAATCGGTGAATGAATTGTCGTCGGGCAGCACTTCGCCGCCCGGGACCCGAGCCCGTCAGCTGCTCGCGAACAGGTGCTGGAAGAACGTCGTCAGTGAGGTGACCACGGTGGTGAGCGCCGCGATCAGCAGGTCCCAGCCGGACCGCACCGCGCTCGCCGCACCGACGGGATCGCGGACCAGCAGTGAGCCGCAGACGACGACCAGGAGCGCCACGATCGCGATCACGGTCTTGCGGTTCATGAGATCAGCCTCCGTCGTCCGGCCACCCTCGGTGCCGACGAGACCCTACCTGGCTCTCGTGCGCCACCCTTGGACCTGTGTGCCGGAAAGCCGATCATGTCGGACCGATTACGATCGGCTGCCGCGCTGGTACCGGGGCAGGTGCCTGGTCGGAGGCAGGATGATCGGGAAACTGGTGTCCGGCGCCAACTCCACCCACTTGGTGGGGCGCGCCGGTGCCGCCGAATGCTCGGGCTCCCGCAGGGCCCCGCTCTTGCCGCCCCGTGTGCCAGGGCAGAGCTCAGTGGTCGGCGGATGGTCCCGCTGCCCGGCGGGTGCCCCGGCGCCATGTTTTATGCCAGGCTCGGGGAAGCGGCGACGAACTCGAGTCCCTGGAGCTTCGATGACCAGCCAGCGATACCGGCACCTGCTGACCGAACAGGACGGTGCGACCGTCCGGATCACGATGAACCGCCCCAAGAGTCGCAACTCGCTGTCCGCGGAGCACCTCGGCGAGCTGCGGCAGGCCTTCGAGGCGGCCGCCGAGACGAAGGCGACCGGGATCGTGCTGGCCGGTGCGGGCCCGGTGTTCAGCTCCGGTCACGACTTCACCGACATGGCCGACCGAGACCTGGCCGGGATGCGCGAACTGCTGCGGCTGTGCGAGTCGCTGATGCGCACGATCCACGCCGTTCCGCAGGTCGTGATCGCGCGGGTGCACGGGCTGGCGGTGGCGGCCGGGTGCCAGCTGGTGGCCACCTGCGACCTGGCGGTGGCCGCGGAGTCGGCGGGGTTCGCGCTACCGGGCGGCAAGGGGGGCTGGTTCTGCCACACCCCGGCGGTGCCGGTGGCCCGTTCGATAGGCCGCAAGCGCCTGCTGGAAATGGCGCTCACCGGAGATCCGATCGATGCCGCGACCGCCGAGCGGTGGGGCCTGGTCAACCAGGTGGTGCCCGACGCGGAGCTGGACGGCGCTGTCGAGGCGCTGCTGGCCCGCGCGACGTGCGGTAGCAGGCAGGCCAAGGCGGTGGGCAAGCAGACCATCTACGCCCAGCTCGACCGGCCGGAGGCCGATGCCTACGCGATCGCGACCGAGGTGATGGCCGCGACGTCGCAAACCCCGGATGCGCGCGAACGCGTGCGGGCGTTCCTGGAAAAGCGGCCCCCGGCCTTCGGCGCCTGAAGGTGATCAGGCAGTCCTAACCACCGAGATGTCGAGCTCGATGCTGACCTGCCGCAATCCGGCCGAAATCGCGGTCCACGGGACTGACTGGCGTGGCTTTCTGCTCTGGCCGCCGTGACTTTCTGCTCTGGACCGATCAGCTAAGCGGTGCGAACTATTGTCTTGGTCCGTAGTGCGTTAGGTCGTGGTGCTGGTGTTCGGTTCGATCATCGAGAGACGGCCGCGGGGGTCGCGGCGCTGGCTCAATGACGGGTGGCTGCCGCGCTTACCGCGCCGCGTCAGGCGGCTGCTGGCGCTGGGATGACGCGCGTCGCCCCGCCGTCTTACGACACCGTGTGTTCGGCGCTTTCCTTGGCGTGCCGGGCTCCCTCGGTGCACAACTGCCAGCCGTGGCGGTGGTTGCTGGCCGAGCGATCGTTGCAGTTGTTCCTGGACCGATCGCGGTTGCCCGAGGTGCTCGACCCGGCGGGACGTGCGCAGGTGATCAGTTGCGGTGCCGTGCTGCATCATGCGCGGATCGCGTTCGGCGCGCTCGGTTGGCGGACGATGGTGCACCGGCTGCCGAATGCGGCCCAGCCCGATCACCTGGCGTCGATCCAGTTCAGCCAGCATGATCGCCTTGCCCCGGCGATGGTGGCGCTGGCCGGGGCGGCGGGCCAGCGGCACGCCGCGCGGGGGCCGTACCGCGCGGAGCCCGTTCCGCCCGAGCTGCTGATGGGCCTGCGTGCCGCGGCCGAAACCGAACACGGCGCCCTGGTTCGGGCCGCCGAGCACCGCGGCGTCTTGGTGGAGTCCTTGCAGCGAGCCGGGTGGTTGCGGGAATCCGCCGCGTACCAGAAGGCGGTGGCCGATCTGGACGACCCCGAACCGGCGAGCCCGGTGCTGACCGACGAAGCTGTGTTCGCGGTGCTGGCCACTCGCGGTGACTGGGTTGACAGCTGGCTGGCGGCGGGGGAGGCGCTCAGCGCCGTGCTGCTGGCGGCGGTGCGCGACGGCCTGGCGACCTGCCCGCTGAACCAACTGGGAGAAGTCGCCGAGATACGCGAACGGGTCCAGGAAACGGTGCTCGGCGGCGCCGGGTATGCCCAGTTGGTGCTGCGCCTAGGCTGGCCGGGGCCGGAGGAGGCGCTGCCGACCACGTCACGCCGTCCGCTGGCCGAATCGCTGGAACTGCTTCCGCCGCGCAATGAGTACAACAGTCCACAATAGACATCTACGGTGGAGGTCCCCGGGTGTGTGCCGGGACTGCGCCGCCGCCGAGGTCGCCAGCAAGGTCAGCCGGGCGGCCGGAGGGATCCGGCACGAGGGCGCCATCGCATAGTGCGGATTCCCTTTTGTTGTCAGAGGTTTTCGTCAAGTCGATCAACGGTAGGGGCGGGCTGGGGGCGCCGACGATCCGATGATCGGAGTTGTTCGAGTGGTGACTCCGGATGGCCGCTGGGAGGCTTGGCGCGTGCAGGACAACGCGTATCGAGCAGGCAGACCGAATGAGAAGTCGGTGCGCCGCTGGCGACGTCGGCTGGCGGACGAGCATGAAGAAGCGAAGGTCTACCGGGAGCTGGCCGCCCGGCGCTCCGGTGAGGAACGGGAGATCCTGCTCGGGCTCGCCGAGGCCGAGGAACGGCACGCCGCCTACTGGGAAGGACTGCTCGGCGACGAGGTCGGGCCGAAGCGGCGCGGCCACTTCCGGATGCGGCTGCTCGTGTTCCTGGCCCGCCGGTTCGGTTCGGTGTTCGTGCTCGCTCTGGCGCAGCGCGCCGAAAGCCGCTCGCCGTACCGCTTCGACCGCGACGCGCCGGCCGCGATGGCCGCCGACGAACGCATCCACGAGGAGGTCGTGCGGGCACTCGCCGCACGCGGGCGCGCCAGGGTGTCGGGAACATTCCGCGCGGCGGTATTCGGCGCCAACGACGGCCTGGTCAGCAACCTGGCGCTGGTGCTGGGCGTCATCGGCGGGAACGTGCCGACCTCGACCGTGCTGCTCACTGGGCTGGCGGGGCTGCTGGCCGGTGCATTGTCGATGGGGGCCGGCGAGTACATCTCGGTGCGTTCCCAGCGGGAACTGCTCGCCGCAGCGGCTCCGAATCCCGAAGCCCGCGCGGTGGTGCCCTATCTCGACGTCAACGCCAACGAACTCGGCCTGGTCTACCGGGCCAGGGGCATGTCCGCCGAGGAGGCCCAGCGCCGCGCCGATGCGCTGCTGCGCGACCCCAAGCCGCCGGTGCCACCGGCCGACCAACCCGCCGACGAGCACGAGATCGTCGGCACCGGTCTCAAAGCGGCGATCTCCAGTTTCGTCTTTTTCGCCTCCGGTGCGCTGGTCCCGGTGCTGCCGTTCGTCGCCGGGCTCAGTGGTGGCCTCGCCGTCCTGATCGCGGTCGTGCTGGTCGGGCTGGCGCTGATGCTGACCGGCGCCACCGTCGCCGTGCTGTCCGGCGCGCCGCCGCTGCCTCGCGCCTTGCGGCAACTCGCCATCGGGGCGGGCGCAGCGGCGGTGACCTACCTGCTCGGGTTGATCTTCGGCGCGACCGTTGGGTGACGCATCCATTGGTCCAGCCGACCCAGCGGGTGCGTAGCGCGGAGCGGGCGGCGATTTCGTGCGAAATCGCCGGTCCCCCAGGCCAATCCGCCCGGTTAGCATCTCTGGCCGCAGCGGACCGTCAGAGCTGGAAACCCGCCCGCTTATCGGCCGGCACGAGGTCCAGGTAGTCCGAGTGCTTGCTGATCCACCCGCGGACGAATGGACAGTAGGGCAGCACCGCGAGGCCGCGCTCCCGGGCGGCATCCAGCGCCGAGCGGATCAGCGCGCCGCCCAGCCCGCGACCCTCGAACCGGGGGTCGATCTCGGTGTGCAGGAACGCGATGGACTTGGGGCGCAGCCGGTACTCGGTGAATCCAGCCGGTTCCCCGTCGGCGCGGATCTCGAAGCGGTTGGCGCCGGGGTCGTCCACGACCTCGGGCTGGGTGGAGCTGCTCACGTTTCCTCTCCAGGTGCGTCGGCGGCG
The sequence above is a segment of the Saccharopolyspora phatthalungensis genome. Coding sequences within it:
- a CDS encoding ABC transporter ATP-binding protein, with translation MNWLFRPAEGDTEGLVEHAPTMRVRAVFRRFWPDARPFRGWLLLSLLLVLIAPMLDTAAIWLFKVLIDDVLTPRNFAAFPAVAAAYAAITLVSGAIDFSGQYLTVWIGENFLNVLRTKVFAHLHTLSIGFFDRRRIGDTLSRLTGDVGAIESLVLSGVAQTFSSLVKVLLFTGVLFYLDWLLALVSLVAVPMFWLIARFFAQRIKLASREVRGRSGSISTVAEESLGNAPLIQAYGRESAEVERFAKQSRGNVAAELSAARVGALFSPLVDLLEVFGVMVILGVGIFELSADRISLGGLLVFLVYLSQLYTPVRSLGQLSNTVFSAAASAERIIELLDQRPLVQSPAHPIPLPRRATGRLEVDRVSFRYPGTVTDVLHGVSFCALPGQTTAVVGASGAGKSTLTKLLLRFYDPSHGRVLLDGIDLRALDMTALRANIAIVLQETLLLDGTIADNILAGRADATRNQLVEAAEAADAHEFIQRLPEGYETRVGQRGRLLSGGQRQRIAIARAMIRDAPILLLDEPTTSLDADAAERILSPLRRLMAGRTTVVISHNLLTVQDAQQIIYLDRGSITEAGTHHELLTNNSGYAHLYRLHHPERPAGPGAPAQPDGQLPN
- a CDS encoding enoyl-CoA hydratase-related protein; the encoded protein is MTSQRYRHLLTEQDGATVRITMNRPKSRNSLSAEHLGELRQAFEAAAETKATGIVLAGAGPVFSSGHDFTDMADRDLAGMRELLRLCESLMRTIHAVPQVVIARVHGLAVAAGCQLVATCDLAVAAESAGFALPGGKGGWFCHTPAVPVARSIGRKRLLEMALTGDPIDAATAERWGLVNQVVPDAELDGAVEALLARATCGSRQAKAVGKQTIYAQLDRPEADAYAIATEVMAATSQTPDARERVRAFLEKRPPAFGA
- a CDS encoding nitroreductase family protein; its protein translation is MTRVAPPSYDTVCSALSLACRAPSVHNCQPWRWLLAERSLQLFLDRSRLPEVLDPAGRAQVISCGAVLHHARIAFGALGWRTMVHRLPNAAQPDHLASIQFSQHDRLAPAMVALAGAAGQRHAARGPYRAEPVPPELLMGLRAAAETEHGALVRAAEHRGVLVESLQRAGWLRESAAYQKAVADLDDPEPASPVLTDEAVFAVLATRGDWVDSWLAAGEALSAVLLAAVRDGLATCPLNQLGEVAEIRERVQETVLGGAGYAQLVLRLGWPGPEEALPTTSRRPLAESLELLPPRNEYNSPQ
- a CDS encoding VIT1/CCC1 transporter family protein; this translates as MRRWRRRLADEHEEAKVYRELAARRSGEEREILLGLAEAEERHAAYWEGLLGDEVGPKRRGHFRMRLLVFLARRFGSVFVLALAQRAESRSPYRFDRDAPAAMAADERIHEEVVRALAARGRARVSGTFRAAVFGANDGLVSNLALVLGVIGGNVPTSTVLLTGLAGLLAGALSMGAGEYISVRSQRELLAAAAPNPEARAVVPYLDVNANELGLVYRARGMSAEEAQRRADALLRDPKPPVPPADQPADEHEIVGTGLKAAISSFVFFASGALVPVLPFVAGLSGGLAVLIAVVLVGLALMLTGATVAVLSGAPPLPRALRQLAIGAGAAAVTYLLGLIFGATVG
- a CDS encoding GNAT family N-acetyltransferase, encoding MRGRRSSYSGSAAVTTPPQRSSAGSRSTLLTEPASRIQPLRAQSIEHRRRRTWRGNVSSSTQPEVVDDPGANRFEIRADGEPAGFTEYRLRPKSIAFLHTEIDPRFEGRGLGGALIRSALDAARERGLAVLPYCPFVRGWISKHSDYLDLVPADKRAGFQL